The sequence below is a genomic window from Massilia oculi.
ATTGCCGCCCTGCCCGAGCTGTCGGCCCCCAGGCTGTTCGCCGCCATCCGCGCACAGGCGCGGCAAGCCTGGGACGAACAACGCTTCTTCCGCATGCTCAACCGCATGCTGTTCCTGGCCGGCAGCCCCGACCACCGCTGGCGCGTGATGCAGCGGTTCTATCGCCTGCCCGCGCCCTTGATCGCTCGCTTCTACGCCGGTCGTCCGACCCTGGTCGACAAGGCGCGCCTGTTGACCGGCAAGCCGCCGGTACCCGTCATGGAAGCCTTTGACGCGGTACGCAAGACCCACCCCTATCAGATCAGGATCGCAGAATGAACCAGATGAATTTCAAGCCGAGACTCGAACCAAAGCGCGCCGTCGTGATCGGCGCCGGATTCGGCGGCCTGGCGCTGGCCATCCGCCTGCAGGCCGCCGGCATGCAAACGACCCTGCTCGAAAAGCGCGACAAGCCGGGCGGCCGCGCTTACGTCTATGAAGACCAGGGCTTCGTGTTCGACGCCGGCCCCACCGTGATCACCGATCCGTCGGCGATCGAGGAGCTGTTCACCCTGTGCGGCAAGAAGATGGGCGACTACGTCGAGATGCTGCCGGTCGCGCCCTTCTACCGCCTGTGCTGGGAAGACGGCAGCCACTTCGACTACGCCAACGACCAGGATGCGCTGGACCGCCAGATCCATGCGCGCAACCCGGCGGATGTCGCCGGCTACCGGCGCTTCCTGGCGTATTCGAAGGCGGTGTTCGACGAAGGCTACCTGAAGCTGGGCGCCGTACCGTTTCTCTCCTTCCGCGACATGATCCAGGCCGGCCCGCAACTGGCGCGGCTGGAGGCGTGGAAGAGCGTGTACGGCATGGTGTCGCGCTTCGTCAAGGACGAGCAGCTGCGCCAGGCCTTCTCCTTCCACTCGCTGCTGGTGGGCGGCAACCCCTTCGCCACCTCGTCGATCTACACCCTCATTCACGCGCTGGAACGGCGCTGGGGCGTCTGGTTCCCGCGCGGCGGCACCGGCGCCCTGGTGAAAGGCCTGGTGCGGCTGTTCGAGGACATGGGCGGCAAGCTGGAACTGAACGCATCGGTGGCGCGCATCGAGACCACCGGCAATCTCGTCAGCGGCGTGCGGCTGGAAGACGGCCGCTGGTTCACGGCCGATGCGGTGGCGTCGAATGCCGACGTGGTCCACACTTATTGCGACCTGCTGAAAAACCACGGGCGCGGCAGCAGCAACGGCGAGGCGCTCAAGAAGAAACGCTTCAGCAATTCGCTGTTCGTGCTGTACTTCGGCCTGGATAAACACCACGAGCAGCTGCAGCACCACACGGTGTGCTTCGGCCCGCGCTACCGCGAGCTGATCAAGGACATCTTCAACGGCAAGACGCTGGCCGACGATTTCTCGCTCTACCTGCACGCGCCCTGCGTCACCGATCCCTCGCTGGCGCCGCCCGGCTGCGGCAGCCACTACGTGCTGGCGCCGGTGCCGCACCTGGGCAATGCGCCGATCGACTGGGAGACCG
It includes:
- a CDS encoding phytoene desaturase; translation: MNQMNFKPRLEPKRAVVIGAGFGGLALAIRLQAAGMQTTLLEKRDKPGGRAYVYEDQGFVFDAGPTVITDPSAIEELFTLCGKKMGDYVEMLPVAPFYRLCWEDGSHFDYANDQDALDRQIHARNPADVAGYRRFLAYSKAVFDEGYLKLGAVPFLSFRDMIQAGPQLARLEAWKSVYGMVSRFVKDEQLRQAFSFHSLLVGGNPFATSSIYTLIHALERRWGVWFPRGGTGALVKGLVRLFEDMGGKLELNASVARIETTGNLVSGVRLEDGRWFTADAVASNADVVHTYCDLLKNHGRGSSNGEALKKKRFSNSLFVLYFGLDKHHEQLQHHTVCFGPRYRELIKDIFNGKTLADDFSLYLHAPCVTDPSLAPPGCGSHYVLAPVPHLGNAPIDWETEGPRYRDRIFDYLERRYMPGLRSQLVTSRIFTPHDFRDQLNAHLGSAFSLEPILTQSAWFRPHNRDPELPNLYLVGAGTHPGAGVPGVIGSAKATAGLMLEGVHAGVHS